The following proteins are co-located in the Urocitellus parryii isolate mUroPar1 chromosome 15, mUroPar1.hap1, whole genome shotgun sequence genome:
- the LOC144250353 gene encoding sialic acid-binding Ig-like lectin 13 has translation MLLLPLLLVPLLRGCGRVEAQGGYDLPGYTLKLEKKKVTVQEGLCVHVPCQFSYPWSSWTNTDSVHGYWFRGRDTIMRAPVATNNPYRKVQEETQDRFHLLGDPRTDNCSLSIRDARKTDAGSYYFRVERGRLRFSYTHDMVSVGVTDLTPDILVPGTLESGRPSNLTCSVPWACEQGTPPTFSWEGPSVSSLGPNIIHSSVLTLTPRPQDHGTSLTCQVTLPGARVTRTKTVHLNVSYSPQNLSVTVSRGAGPASTTLGNGSSLSVLEGQSLRLLCVEYSRPTARLSWSWGNLTLCPSQTMDPGVLELSAEHLRGGGKFTCHAQNPLGSQHISLSLSPQRRSGPMAQVVLVAIGEVAVKILLLGLCLILLRARSCRKRAARPAMVEELGNTVTG, from the exons atgctgctgctgcccctgctgCTGGTGCCCCTGCTGCGGGGCTGTGGGCGGGTGGAGGCCCAGGGGGGTTATGACCTGCCAGGATACACTCTGAAGTTGGAGAAGAAGAAG GTGACAGTGCAGGAGGGCCTGTGTGTCCATGTGCCCTGCCAATTCTCCTACCCCTGGAGCAGCTGGACTAACACGGACTCAGTTCATGGCTACTGGTTCCGGGGACGGGACACAATTATGCGTGCTCCAGTGGCCACCAACAACCCTTACAGGAAGGTGCAGGAGGAGACCCAGGACCGGTTCCACCTCCTTGGGGACCCAAGAACCGACAACTGCTCCCTGAGCATCAGAGACGCCAGGAAGACGGACGCGGGGTCCTACTACTTTCGGGTGGAGAGAGGACGCTTGAGATTCAGTTACACACATGACATGGTCTCAGTGGGAGTGACAG ACCTGACCCCTGACATCCTCGTCCCTGGGACCCTGGAGTCTGGCCGTCCCAGCAACCTGacctgctctgtgccctgggcCTGTGAGCAGGGGACGCCCCCCACCTTCTCCTGGGAAGGGCCCTCTGTGTCCTCCCTGGGCCCCAACATCATCCACTCCTCGGTGCTCACCCTCACTCCGCGGCCCCAGGACCATGGCACCAGCCTCACCTGCCAGGTGACCCTGCCTGGGGCCCGTGTGACCAGGACAAAGACCGTCCACCTGAACGTCTCAT ACTCTCCACAGAACCTGAGTGTCACTGTGTCCCGAGGAGCTGGCCCAG CATCCACAACCCTGGGGAATGGCTCATCTCTTTCCGTCCTGGAGGGTCAATCTCTGCGTCTGCTCTGTGTCGAATACAGCCGTCCCACTGCCAGGCTGAGCTGGTCCTGGGGGAACCTGACTCTGTGTCCCTCGCAGACCATGGACCCTGGGGTGCTGGAGCTGTCTGCAGAGCACCTCAGGGGTGGAGGGAAATTCACCTGCCATGCGCAGAACCCTCTGGGCTCCCAGCACATCTCCCTGAGCCTGTCACCGCAGA GGAGGTCAGGGCCCATGGCCCAGGTGGTCCTGGTGGCCATCGGGGAGGTGGCTGTCAAGATCCTGCTCCTCGGCCTCTGCCTCATCTTGCTCAG AGCGAGGTCCTGCAGGAAGAGGGCAGCTAGGCCAGCAATGGTGGAGGAGCTTGGAAACACTGTCACCGGGTAG
- the LOC144250352 gene encoding sialic acid-binding Ig-like lectin 13 isoform X2, with translation MLLLLLLLPLLRGCGRVEGQGGYDLPGYTLKVPREVTVQEGLCVHVPCQFSYPGSSWTNRVPAHGYWFRGRDTIMRAPVATNNPYRKVQEETQGRFHLFGDPRTDNCSLSIRDARKTDAGSYYFRVEKGDLRHSYVYDMVSVHVTALTPDILVPGTLESGRPSNLTCSVPWACEQGMPPTFSWEGPSVSSLGPNITHSSVLTLTPLPQDHGTNLTCQVTLPGARVTRTKTVHLNVSYSPQNLSVTVSRGAGPASTTLGNGSSLSVLEGQSLRLLCVEYSRPTARLSWSWGNLTLCPSQTMDPGVLELSAEHLRGGGKFTCHAQNPLGSQHISLSLSPQRRSGPMAQVVLVAIGEVAVKILLLGLCLILLRARSCRKRAARPAMVEELGNTVTG, from the exons atgctgctgctgctgctgctgctgcccctgctgCGGGGCTGTGGGCGGGTGGAGGGCCAGGGGGGTTATGACCTGCCCGGTTACACCCTGAAGGTGCCCAGGGAGGTGACAGTGCAGGAGGGCCTGTGTGTCCATGTGCCCTGCCAATTCTCCTACCCCGGGAGCAGCTGGACTAACAGGGTCCCAGCTCATGGCTACTGGTTCCGGGGACGGGACACAATTATGCGTGCTCCAGTGGCCACCAACAACCCTTACAGGAAGGTGCAGGAGGAGACCCAGGGCCGGTTCCACCTCTTTGGGGACCCAAGAACCGACAACTGCTCCCTGAGCATCAGAGACGCCAGGAAGACGGACGCGGGGTCCTACTACTTTCGTGTGGAGAAAGGAGACTTGAGACACAGTTACGTATATGACATGGTCTCAGTGCATGTGACAG CCCTGACCCCTGACATCCTCGTCCCTGGGACCCTGGAGTCTGGCCGTCCCAGCAACCTGacctgctctgtgccctgggcCTGTGAGCAGGGGATGCCCCCCACCTTCTCCTGGGAAGGGCCGTCTGTGTCCTCCCTGGGCCCCAACATCACCCACTCCTCGGTGCTCACCCTCACCCCGCTGCCCCAGGACCATGGCACCAACCTCACCTGCCAGGTGACCCTGCCTGGAGCCCGTGTGACCAGGACAAAGACCGTCCACCTGAACGTCTCAT ACTCTCCACAGAACCTGAGTGTCACTGTGTCCCGAGGAGCTGGCCCAG CATCCACAACCCTGGGGAATGGCTCATCTCTTTCCGTCCTGGAGGGTCAATCTCTGCGTCTGCTCTGTGTCGAATACAGCCGTCCCACTGCCAGGCTGAGCTGGTCCTGGGGGAACCTGACTCTGTGTCCCTCGCAGACCATGGACCCTGGGGTGCTGGAGCTGTCTGCAGAGCACCTCAGGGGTGGAGGGAAATTCACCTGCCATGCGCAGAACCCTCTGGGCTCCCAGCACATCTCCCTGAGCCTGTCACCACAGA GGAGGTCAGGGCCCATGGCCCAGGTGGTCCTGGTGGCCATCGGGGAGGTGGCTGTCAAGATCCTGCTCCTCGGCCTCTGCCTCATCTTGCTCAG AGCGAGGTCCTGCAGGAAGAGGGCAGCTAGGCCAGCAATGGTGGAGGAGCTTGGAAACACTGTCACCGGGTAG